A single region of the Hoeflea prorocentri genome encodes:
- a CDS encoding aa3-type cytochrome c oxidase subunit IV, whose translation MAENNTGPVETGAEMDYAEHEKTYNMFLNLTKYGTLACVVILIAMAFGFFTAAGFFTSTLLAIILLAIGIYVLK comes from the coding sequence ATGGCCGAGAACAATACCGGGCCCGTCGAAACGGGGGCTGAAATGGACTACGCGGAACACGAAAAAACGTACAATATGTTCCTCAACCTGACGAAGTACGGCACGCTTGCCTGCGTTGTCATTCTGATTGCGATGGCGTTCGGTTTTTTCACGGCGGCCGGTTTCTTTACATCAACGCTGCTGGCAATCATCCTTCTCGCAATTGGTATTTACGTTCTGAAATAG
- a CDS encoding isoprenylcysteine carboxylmethyltransferase family protein: MIGLTFYVQQPIIPQLVSLVMLIASALLFRATIRESSKAGLLAAFDEKLPGSLLMTGPYSVVRHPFYSSYLLLWSGWAIGTWSPWSLVPLTAIIITYWVAAKGEEQKFASTAMAEEYAQYKARTGRFIPRIFGRG, encoded by the coding sequence ATGATAGGCCTGACTTTCTACGTTCAGCAGCCAATTATCCCCCAACTGGTTTCCCTGGTCATGCTCATCGCGAGCGCACTTCTTTTCCGGGCAACGATACGTGAATCGTCAAAAGCCGGACTTCTTGCCGCCTTCGATGAAAAACTGCCCGGAAGCCTGCTGATGACAGGCCCATATTCTGTGGTCAGGCATCCTTTTTATTCATCCTACCTCTTGCTTTGGTCCGGCTGGGCGATCGGCACATGGAGCCCTTGGTCGCTTGTTCCGCTGACGGCCATCATCATAACCTACTGGGTCGCGGCAAAGGGCGAGGAACAGAAATTCGCCTCCACTGCCATGGCCGAGGAGTATGCGCAATACAAGGCGAGAACAGGCCGGTTCATACCGAGGATCTTTGGCCGCGGTTGA
- a CDS encoding NAD(P)(+) transhydrogenase (Re/Si-specific) subunit beta translates to MSESFAAFLYLISGVLFILALRGLSHPTTSRQGNVYGMIGMGIAILTTLALATPSAGGIGLIIIGLAAGGGVGAYVARRIPMTAMPQLVAAFHSLVGLAAVLVAAAALYSPTSFGIGDVGDIHAQALVEMSIGVAIGAITFTGSIIAFLKLDGRMSGKPIMLPMRHAINAGLGIAIILLVVVLVVTESTFVFWLIVVLSLILGVLIIIPIGGADMPVVVSMLNSYSGWAAAGIGFTVGNLALIITGALVGSSGAILSYIMCKGMNRSFISVILGGFGGETAAAADDDIDRSVKLGSAEDAAFLMQNASKVIIVPGYGMAVAQAQHALRELADLLKEADVEVKYAIHPVAGRMPGHMNVLLAEANVPYDEVFELEDINSEFAQADVVYVIGANDVTNPAARDDPSSPIYGMPILEVDKAKTCLFVKRSLGSGYAGIDNTLFYKDGTMMLLGDAKKMTEDIVKSMD, encoded by the coding sequence ATGTCTGAGAGTTTTGCAGCCTTTCTCTACCTTATTTCGGGCGTTCTCTTCATTCTCGCCCTGAGAGGGCTTTCCCATCCGACGACAAGCCGGCAAGGCAATGTCTACGGCATGATCGGTATGGGCATCGCCATTTTGACGACGCTTGCGCTGGCAACGCCTTCTGCCGGTGGTATCGGGCTCATTATCATCGGCCTTGCCGCCGGTGGTGGCGTTGGCGCTTATGTCGCCCGCCGCATTCCGATGACGGCAATGCCGCAACTTGTAGCAGCATTCCACTCGCTGGTCGGTCTTGCCGCCGTGCTGGTGGCGGCGGCGGCGCTCTATTCGCCAACGTCGTTCGGTATCGGCGATGTCGGCGATATTCATGCGCAAGCGCTTGTCGAGATGTCGATCGGCGTTGCTATCGGTGCCATTACCTTCACCGGTTCGATCATCGCCTTCCTGAAACTTGACGGCAGGATGTCCGGCAAGCCGATCATGCTGCCGATGCGCCATGCCATCAATGCCGGGCTCGGCATCGCCATTATCCTGCTTGTTGTGGTTCTGGTCGTCACCGAGAGCACATTTGTCTTCTGGCTGATCGTCGTGTTGTCGCTGATCCTCGGCGTACTGATCATTATCCCGATCGGCGGGGCGGATATGCCGGTTGTCGTCTCGATGCTCAACTCCTATTCGGGTTGGGCCGCAGCCGGTATCGGCTTCACGGTCGGCAATCTTGCGCTGATCATCACAGGCGCACTGGTCGGTTCGTCAGGCGCCATCCTGTCCTACATCATGTGTAAGGGGATGAACCGGTCGTTCATATCGGTGATCCTCGGCGGATTTGGCGGCGAAACGGCCGCTGCCGCCGATGACGACATCGACCGCTCGGTAAAACTCGGTTCCGCCGAAGATGCCGCGTTCCTTATGCAGAACGCCTCCAAGGTCATCATTGTTCCGGGATACGGCATGGCGGTTGCCCAGGCGCAACACGCGCTGCGTGAGCTTGCCGATCTGCTCAAGGAGGCCGATGTCGAGGTCAAATACGCCATCCATCCGGTCGCCGGCCGCATGCCCGGACACATGAACGTGCTCCTGGCGGAAGCCAATGTGCCCTATGACGAGGTGTTTGAACTCGAGGACATCAACTCCGAATTCGCACAGGCCGATGTGGTCTACGTGATCGGCGCCAACGACGTGACCAACCCGGCCGCGCGTGATGACCCGTCGTCACCAATCTACGGCATGCCGATCCTCGAGGTCGACAAGGCCAAGACCTGTCTTTTCGTCAAGCGGTCGCTGGGTTCGGGCTATGCCGGTATCGACAATACGCTTTTCTACAAGGACGGCACGATGATGCTGCTTGGCGATGCCAAGAAGATGACGGAAGACATCGTCAAGTCGATGGATTGA
- a CDS encoding Re/Si-specific NAD(P)(+) transhydrogenase subunit alpha, which produces MASTVFIAKESHPEESRVAASVDSVKKMISLGLEVVVQKGAGAGSQISDEAFAEAGAKLATATGAKSADVILKVRRPTDSETKSYKKGATVIAIMDPYGNEKALGAIAKAGLSSFAMELMPRITRAQVMDVLSSQANLAGYQAVIDATHEFDRALPMMMTAAGTVPAAKVFVMGAGVAGLQAIATARRLGAVVSATDVRPAAKEQVASLGAKFIAVEDEEFKAAETAGGYAKEMSKEYQAKQAELVADHIAKQDIVITTALIPGRPAPKLVSKAMLKSMKPGSLCVDLAVERGGNVEGAKAGEIAEVEGVRIIGYNNVPGRIAASASQLYAKNLLSFLETLIDKEEKTLAIDMEDELVKATLLTQGGKIVHPGFGGASDAKGDA; this is translated from the coding sequence GTGGCCAGCACCGTTTTCATTGCAAAAGAATCCCATCCAGAAGAATCCCGGGTTGCCGCTTCTGTCGACTCCGTCAAGAAAATGATATCGCTCGGGCTTGAGGTGGTGGTTCAAAAGGGAGCCGGTGCCGGCTCACAGATATCCGACGAAGCATTTGCCGAAGCCGGCGCAAAACTTGCCACTGCGACCGGGGCCAAATCGGCGGATGTTATCTTGAAAGTGCGCCGCCCGACCGATTCGGAAACCAAGTCCTATAAAAAGGGCGCCACGGTCATCGCCATTATGGACCCCTACGGCAATGAGAAGGCTCTCGGTGCAATCGCCAAGGCGGGCCTGTCCTCATTTGCAATGGAACTGATGCCGCGCATTACACGCGCGCAGGTGATGGACGTGCTGTCCTCGCAGGCAAACCTTGCCGGCTATCAGGCGGTGATCGATGCAACGCACGAATTCGACCGGGCACTGCCGATGATGATGACAGCGGCCGGCACGGTTCCGGCGGCGAAGGTTTTCGTGATGGGTGCCGGCGTTGCCGGATTGCAGGCGATTGCAACTGCGCGCCGGCTTGGCGCTGTCGTGTCGGCAACGGATGTGCGGCCGGCTGCCAAGGAGCAGGTTGCCTCGCTCGGCGCCAAATTCATCGCGGTCGAGGATGAAGAATTCAAGGCGGCAGAGACGGCCGGCGGATACGCCAAGGAAATGTCTAAGGAATATCAGGCCAAGCAAGCCGAGCTGGTAGCCGATCATATTGCCAAGCAGGATATCGTGATCACGACGGCGCTGATACCGGGCCGGCCGGCTCCGAAGCTTGTCAGCAAGGCAATGTTGAAATCCATGAAGCCGGGCTCGCTCTGTGTTGATCTGGCGGTCGAACGCGGCGGCAATGTCGAAGGCGCAAAAGCCGGCGAGATTGCCGAGGTCGAAGGTGTGCGGATCATTGGTTACAACAATGTGCCGGGCCGTATCGCCGCCAGCGCATCTCAGCTCTACGCGAAGAACCTTCTCTCCTTCCTGGAAACGCTGATTGACAAGGAAGAGAAGACGCTTGCGATCGACATGGAAGACGAACTCGTCAAGGCCACCCTGCTGACCCAAGGCGGCAAGATCGTGCACCCCGGTTTCGGCGGTGCCAGTGATGCAAAGGGAGATGCGTGA
- a CDS encoding putative bifunctional diguanylate cyclase/phosphodiesterase: MTLFAGMIAHVTVSLLVFFKLKDPVYLLFGCAIFANWLARAYSMTLFDKADVCAQDRVAIAWWERVSVTGAAMIAFLLGAMSGYAFLASQDTFAEIATLSITLSLLVSVVGRNFGTKITVHVVTVAACGPIMVSLLLTNNIYMMLLALLIIPLASTTISMANGVREFLYENVLSRREIAIIADRFNAALNNMPHGLFMLDENSRIVVANKKAAELLAAGTRDALSGHSLAAVLRYGVRKAVITPDRAKIIQLQLQSLIDGEESRALVYFSDELYLEFSAKRRKHSGVVLIFEDVTARIKAEEKIVHMARYDSLTGLSNRGYFSETVEKAVKKMGEDEKFALAVIDLDDFKHVNDTSGHMMGDRLLCAISARLSSIAGDNMTLSRFGGDEFVVFIRNVRDEAHIDEIMSNMFTALRGTYLINGNRLFVSLSAGIVIGTKAEFRLDDLQIKADLALYETKHQEKNSWVLFADEMDEKYTRRQKLKAALRDAVREKSFSVAYQPMFTIDTVEVACCEALSRWYHPEFGAVSPAIYIPLAEEMGIVGELTRHMLTVACADCASWSNGSAVSVNLSANDLRNKEIVSMVTDALKASGLEAGRLQVEVTESAFVQDAAKAKAILKELHAKGVTIAIDDFGTGYSSLSYLHLLPLDKVKIDRSFVSDIANDERMLKLLKGVVHLSRELGLEIVVEGVETEEQLELIRSTKSADLIQGFIFGMPMPSSGISELTSLGSDDDARHVAAQ; this comes from the coding sequence ATGACGCTTTTTGCCGGCATGATCGCGCATGTCACGGTCAGCCTGCTGGTTTTCTTCAAGCTCAAGGATCCCGTTTATCTGCTGTTTGGCTGCGCGATTTTCGCCAATTGGCTGGCCCGCGCCTATTCCATGACGCTTTTTGACAAAGCGGATGTCTGTGCGCAGGACAGGGTGGCAATCGCCTGGTGGGAAAGGGTTTCAGTTACCGGCGCCGCGATGATCGCCTTCCTGTTGGGGGCAATGAGCGGATATGCTTTCCTGGCTTCACAGGATACATTTGCCGAAATTGCCACGCTCTCCATCACTCTGAGCCTTCTTGTATCTGTCGTCGGCAGGAATTTCGGTACAAAGATCACCGTTCATGTCGTTACGGTTGCGGCTTGCGGCCCGATCATGGTCAGCCTTTTGCTGACCAACAATATCTACATGATGCTGTTGGCGCTTCTGATCATCCCGCTTGCGTCCACGACCATTTCAATGGCCAACGGTGTGCGCGAATTTCTCTATGAGAACGTGCTGAGCCGCCGCGAGATCGCCATTATTGCCGATCGTTTCAATGCTGCGCTTAACAATATGCCGCATGGATTGTTCATGCTGGACGAAAACAGCCGGATCGTGGTCGCGAACAAGAAGGCGGCCGAACTTCTGGCGGCCGGGACCCGGGATGCGCTTTCGGGCCATTCCCTCGCCGCGGTTCTGAGATATGGCGTGCGCAAGGCTGTGATCACGCCTGACCGGGCCAAGATCATTCAGTTGCAGTTGCAATCTCTGATCGATGGCGAGGAGTCGCGGGCGCTGGTTTATTTCTCCGATGAACTTTATCTGGAGTTCAGCGCCAAGCGCCGAAAGCACAGTGGTGTCGTGCTCATTTTTGAAGACGTGACAGCGCGTATCAAGGCTGAGGAAAAGATCGTCCATATGGCGCGTTACGACAGCCTCACCGGTCTGTCCAACCGCGGCTATTTCTCCGAAACCGTCGAGAAGGCGGTCAAGAAAATGGGAGAGGATGAAAAGTTCGCGCTGGCCGTCATTGATCTTGATGATTTCAAACACGTTAACGATACCAGCGGCCACATGATGGGCGACCGGCTGCTTTGCGCCATCTCGGCCCGCCTCAGCAGTATTGCCGGCGACAACATGACCCTGTCGCGTTTCGGCGGCGACGAGTTTGTAGTTTTTATCCGCAATGTTCGGGACGAGGCGCATATCGACGAGATCATGTCGAATATGTTCACGGCCTTGCGCGGGACCTATCTCATCAACGGAAACCGTCTGTTCGTCAGCCTGAGCGCGGGCATCGTGATCGGCACCAAGGCGGAGTTTCGACTCGATGATCTGCAAATCAAGGCAGACCTGGCGCTCTATGAAACAAAGCACCAGGAAAAGAACAGCTGGGTGCTTTTTGCCGACGAAATGGATGAGAAATATACGCGTCGCCAGAAGCTCAAAGCCGCGCTGCGGGACGCCGTTCGGGAAAAATCCTTCAGTGTTGCCTACCAGCCGATGTTTACGATCGATACGGTTGAAGTAGCCTGCTGCGAGGCGCTCTCGCGCTGGTATCATCCCGAATTCGGCGCGGTTTCGCCGGCGATCTATATCCCGCTCGCCGAGGAGATGGGTATCGTTGGCGAGCTGACGCGGCACATGCTGACAGTTGCCTGTGCCGATTGTGCCAGCTGGTCCAACGGATCGGCGGTGTCTGTCAATCTTTCAGCCAATGATCTTCGCAACAAGGAGATCGTCTCAATGGTTACGGATGCGCTGAAGGCATCCGGGCTTGAAGCGGGGCGGCTGCAGGTTGAGGTGACGGAAAGCGCATTTGTGCAGGATGCTGCAAAAGCCAAGGCCATTCTCAAGGAACTGCACGCCAAGGGCGTGACGATCGCGATCGACGATTTTGGAACCGGCTATTCGAGCCTGAGCTACCTGCATCTCCTGCCGCTCGACAAGGTCAAGATAGACCGCTCATTCGTTTCCGACATCGCCAACGACGAGCGTATGCTCAAACTGCTGAAAGGTGTTGTCCACCTGTCGCGGGAGTTGGGGCTTGAGATCGTTGTCGAGGGCGTCGAGACCGAAGAGCAACTTGAGTTGATCCGGTCAACCAAGAGCGCCGATCTTATTCAGGGCTTCATCTTCGGCATGCCCATGCCCAGCAGCGGCATATCCGAGCTGACCTCACTTGGCTCGGATGACGACGCCCGCCACGTGGCTGCCCAGTAG
- a CDS encoding proton-translocating transhydrogenase family protein: MANSAVDNALDNLESATEAVRQAVTDMPAVADAAGAAAHGATGGLVDPFIFRFAIFVLAIFVGYYVVWSVTPALHTPLMAVTNAISSVIVVGALLAVGISASGLATGFGFIALVLASVNIFGGFLVTQRMLAMYKKKEK, from the coding sequence ATGGCAAATTCCGCAGTCGACAACGCACTGGACAATCTCGAATCCGCCACAGAGGCGGTGCGGCAGGCCGTAACCGACATGCCTGCGGTCGCCGATGCCGCCGGAGCAGCGGCACATGGCGCGACAGGCGGCCTGGTTGATCCGTTCATTTTCAGGTTCGCCATCTTCGTGCTGGCAATCTTTGTGGGCTACTACGTGGTCTGGTCTGTTACACCGGCGCTGCACACGCCGCTGATGGCGGTGACAAACGCCATCTCCTCGGTGATCGTCGTCGGAGCACTGTTGGCGGTGGGGATATCGGCAAGTGGGCTAGCGACCGGTTTCGGGTTTATTGCGCTGGTGCTCGCCTCCGTGAACATTTTTGGCGGCTTCCTGGTCACCCAGCGCATGCTCGCCATGTACAAGAAAAAAGAAAAGTGA
- a CDS encoding N-acyl amino acid synthase FeeM domain-containing protein — translation MTPISGMSNFNQKLFGVMDRIEYRRIVSAEDFEDLSALRTKAYRRANMHVPSNGGLFIDEIDFDPQAYVFGIYCDEQLISSIRIHHVTPDHRVSPARNLFPEEVDRFLDSGMTLIDPVRQASDPDLFDDLPALPYLTLRVAILAIEYFKADRCLSFVPPRHVAFYKRVFGSKLVAGPLRNCKGYGIDFSLLAADIASELPRVYRRYPFFRSQPFERRMMFGPAEEQNQIPLTVIPTARYMLAA, via the coding sequence ATGACACCAATCAGCGGAATGTCCAATTTCAACCAAAAACTGTTTGGTGTCATGGACAGGATCGAGTACCGGCGGATCGTAAGCGCTGAGGATTTCGAGGATCTATCTGCACTTCGTACAAAGGCTTATCGCAGGGCCAATATGCATGTGCCGTCAAATGGCGGACTGTTTATCGACGAGATCGACTTCGATCCGCAGGCCTATGTGTTCGGCATCTATTGCGACGAGCAGCTGATCAGCTCGATCCGCATACATCATGTGACGCCCGATCATCGCGTCAGCCCGGCGCGCAATCTCTTCCCGGAGGAAGTGGACCGTTTTCTGGACTCCGGCATGACGCTGATCGATCCGGTCCGTCAGGCCTCCGATCCAGATCTTTTTGACGACCTTCCGGCTTTGCCGTACCTCACCTTGCGTGTGGCGATCCTGGCAATCGAGTATTTTAAAGCCGACCGCTGCCTTTCTTTTGTTCCGCCGCGCCATGTGGCTTTTTACAAGCGCGTGTTCGGTTCGAAGCTGGTGGCTGGCCCGTTGCGGAACTGCAAGGGTTACGGCATTGATTTCAGCCTGCTTGCGGCCGATATCGCCAGCGAGCTGCCGCGGGTCTATCGGCGTTATCCGTTTTTCCGTTCGCAACCGTTTGAGCGACGGATGATGTTCGGGCCGGCGGAGGAGCAGAATCAGATTCCGCTCACCGTCATTCCTACAGCCCGCTACATGCTGGCTGCCTAG
- a CDS encoding sarcosine oxidase subunit delta gives MLLIRCPYCEEERPEVEFRHAGEAHIARPADIASISDEAFAEFFFIRDNPKGLAYERWRHVHGCGRFFNAVRDTVSDKFVTTYKAGEPKPDGETLLEWMKDQKS, from the coding sequence ATGTTGCTGATACGCTGTCCCTATTGTGAAGAAGAACGGCCGGAAGTGGAGTTCCGCCATGCGGGCGAGGCGCATATCGCCCGGCCCGCCGATATTGCTTCGATTTCCGATGAGGCCTTTGCCGAGTTCTTCTTCATCCGCGACAACCCGAAAGGTCTCGCCTATGAACGCTGGCGGCATGTGCATGGCTGCGGCCGTTTCTTCAATGCCGTCCGCGACACCGTTTCCGACAAATTCGTAACCACTTACAAGGCGGGTGAGCCAAAGCCGGACGGCGAGACGTTGCTAGAATGGATGAAGGATCAAAAGTCATGA
- a CDS encoding tetratricopeptide repeat protein: protein MNRIPAFLIVAASAIALSACQATDPASVISIDRAQGAEGNIASLTQVINNNPNDAEAYNVRGSAYGRAGDFSKALKDFNTALKLNPNFYQAYANRALIYRGMGDLAAASNDYNKALQINPRYDVAYIGRGNMYREAGQLNNAFNDYQRAIDLDTTDPRAYNNRGLIYQKRGQHNQAIEDFSKSISLSPSAPLPYNNRGLSYLALGDEENAFTDINKALQLDKNIAEAWVNQGLIYERRGDKTKARNAYARAAQLDPKYQPAQDGLSRVR from the coding sequence ATGAATCGCATTCCGGCTTTCCTGATCGTAGCTGCCTCGGCCATTGCTCTTTCCGCCTGCCAGGCAACCGATCCGGCCAGTGTGATCAGCATTGATCGGGCGCAAGGCGCTGAAGGCAACATTGCCTCGCTGACACAGGTCATCAACAACAATCCCAACGACGCCGAAGCCTATAATGTGCGCGGCAGCGCCTATGGCAGGGCCGGTGATTTCAGCAAGGCGTTGAAGGATTTCAACACGGCGCTCAAGCTCAACCCGAATTTCTATCAGGCCTATGCCAACCGGGCGCTGATCTATCGCGGCATGGGCGATCTTGCGGCCGCCTCGAACGACTACAACAAGGCTCTGCAGATCAACCCGCGCTATGACGTGGCCTATATCGGACGAGGCAACATGTACCGCGAGGCTGGCCAGCTCAACAACGCCTTCAATGACTATCAGCGTGCAATCGACCTCGATACGACCGATCCGCGCGCCTACAACAATCGCGGCCTCATCTACCAGAAGCGCGGCCAGCACAATCAGGCGATCGAGGACTTCTCAAAGTCCATCTCGCTGTCGCCGAGCGCGCCGCTGCCCTACAACAATCGCGGCCTGTCCTATCTGGCGCTGGGCGACGAGGAAAATGCCTTCACCGACATCAACAAGGCGCTGCAGCTCGACAAGAACATCGCGGAAGCCTGGGTCAATCAGGGCCTGATCTACGAGCGGCGGGGCGATAAGACAAAAGCCCGAAATGCCTATGCACGCGCCGCGCAGCTGGATCCGAAATACCAGCCGGCGCAAGACGGCCTGTCGCGCGTCCGCTGA
- the rpsU gene encoding 30S ribosomal protein S21 has product MQVLVRDNNVDQALRALKKKMQREGIFREMKMRDFYEKPSQKRAREKAEAVRRVRKLARKRAQREGLLGGRSGR; this is encoded by the coding sequence GTGCAGGTACTTGTCCGCGACAACAATGTAGATCAGGCGCTGCGCGCGCTGAAAAAGAAGATGCAGCGCGAAGGCATTTTCCGTGAAATGAAAATGCGTGATTTCTACGAGAAGCCGTCACAAAAGCGCGCACGCGAAAAAGCCGAAGCCGTTCGCCGGGTACGTAAGCTTGCACGCAAGCGCGCTCAGCGCGAAGGTCTTCTGGGCGGTCGCAGCGGCCGCTAG
- a CDS encoding sarcosine oxidase subunit beta family protein, with amino-acid sequence MRKYSVFAVAREAMRGHKGWPQQWTSPEPKKNYDVVIVGAGGHGLGTAYYLAKEHGITNVAVVEKGWLGGGNTGRNTTIIRSNYLYDESAALYNHAMKMWDGLSQDLNYNVMYSARGVMMLAHNVHDVQGAQRHIHANRLNGVQNEWLTPEQAKAYCPPLNISAAARYPVMGAALQRCGGTARHDAVAWGYARAAADRGVDVIQNCAVTGVRRSADGVVEGVETTRGFIGAKKVGVVAAGHSSVIMEMAGVRMPLESYPLQALVSEPVKPVFPCVVMSNTVHAYISQSDKGELVIGAGTDQYTSYSQTGGLHILTHTLDAICEMFPIFSRMKMLRSWGGIVDVTPDRSPILAKTPVGGLYVNCGWGTGGFKATPGSAHVFAHTIANDAPHAINAGFTLERFQTGRLIDEAAAAAVAH; translated from the coding sequence ATGCGAAAGTACTCCGTTTTCGCCGTCGCCCGCGAGGCCATGCGCGGCCACAAGGGCTGGCCGCAGCAGTGGACATCGCCGGAGCCGAAAAAAAACTATGACGTGGTGATCGTCGGGGCCGGTGGTCATGGTCTCGGTACGGCATACTATCTTGCCAAGGAGCACGGCATCACCAATGTGGCCGTGGTGGAAAAAGGCTGGCTGGGCGGCGGCAATACCGGACGCAATACCACGATCATCCGCTCCAACTACCTCTATGATGAAAGCGCCGCGCTCTATAACCACGCCATGAAGATGTGGGACGGGCTCAGCCAGGATCTCAATTACAATGTCATGTATTCGGCGCGCGGGGTGATGATGCTCGCGCACAATGTCCATGATGTGCAGGGCGCGCAGCGGCATATCCATGCCAACCGTCTGAATGGCGTCCAGAATGAATGGCTGACGCCCGAACAGGCAAAGGCCTATTGCCCGCCGCTCAATATTTCGGCAGCGGCGCGTTATCCAGTGATGGGTGCGGCGCTTCAGCGATGCGGCGGCACCGCCCGCCACGATGCGGTTGCCTGGGGCTATGCACGGGCTGCTGCCGACCGGGGTGTCGATGTCATCCAGAACTGCGCGGTCACCGGCGTCCGGCGTTCGGCAGACGGCGTCGTCGAAGGGGTCGAGACGACGCGCGGTTTCATCGGCGCCAAGAAGGTCGGTGTCGTTGCCGCCGGCCACAGCTCCGTCATCATGGAGATGGCCGGGGTACGCATGCCGCTGGAAAGCTACCCGCTGCAGGCGCTTGTCTCGGAGCCGGTCAAGCCGGTCTTTCCTTGTGTGGTTATGTCCAACACGGTGCACGCCTATATCTCGCAGTCCGACAAGGGCGAACTGGTCATTGGCGCCGGCACGGATCAGTACACCTCCTATTCGCAGACCGGCGGCCTGCATATCCTGACACACACGCTCGATGCCATCTGCGAGATGTTTCCGATCTTCTCGCGTATGAAGATGCTGCGATCGTGGGGCGGGATTGTCGACGTGACGCCGGACCGTTCGCCGATCCTGGCGAAGACGCCTGTCGGCGGGCTCTACGTGAATTGCGGCTGGGGAACGGGTGGCTTCAAGGCAACGCCGGGTTCGGCCCATGTCTTTGCCCACACGATCGCCAATGACGCACCGCATGCGATCAATGCGGGCTTTACCCTTGAGCGGTTTCAAACCGGCCGCCTTATCGACGAGGCGGCGGCTGCCGCCGTCGCGCACTAG
- a CDS encoding alpha/beta fold hydrolase: MTLIMPTVESDNASLSYMDRAGEGMPILFLHGSGFSKEVFSQQFESEELAGHRLIAVDLPGHGASPDAADPKATYSYAGFAAAVTGFIREIGLERCVVVGWSLGGHVAYEMLDAVPEVAGVLTFGAPPAVGGPLGIVRSLHISRNLLLISKGRFSKLDAERFELACLGGMRRGEFVDALLRTDEKMRPLLSRSVMSISGGGQKERLEASRTPVCILQGRHDPIARTGYVQTLSWPALFEGRAVIFEESGHAPFVDAQERFDRLVRRFCDAVASGQTGHAGNDMLPLSLAV; encoded by the coding sequence TTGACACTGATAATGCCGACCGTCGAAAGCGACAATGCGTCGCTGTCCTATATGGACAGAGCGGGCGAGGGCATGCCGATCCTGTTTCTGCATGGATCGGGGTTTTCAAAAGAAGTCTTTAGCCAGCAATTCGAGAGCGAGGAACTTGCGGGTCACCGGTTGATTGCCGTTGACCTGCCCGGTCATGGAGCATCACCTGATGCTGCCGATCCAAAGGCCACCTATTCATATGCGGGTTTTGCGGCCGCGGTTACCGGGTTTATCCGTGAAATCGGGTTGGAGCGCTGTGTTGTCGTGGGCTGGTCGCTCGGCGGGCATGTCGCCTATGAAATGCTCGACGCGGTGCCAGAGGTTGCGGGTGTTTTGACATTTGGCGCGCCGCCGGCTGTCGGCGGACCCCTTGGAATTGTGCGGTCCCTCCACATTTCCAGGAACCTGCTGCTTATATCCAAAGGCAGGTTCTCCAAGCTCGATGCGGAGCGCTTCGAGCTGGCTTGTCTTGGCGGTATGCGCCGGGGTGAGTTTGTCGATGCGTTGCTTCGCACTGACGAGAAAATGCGCCCGCTGCTTTCGCGCAGTGTCATGAGTATATCCGGTGGAGGCCAGAAAGAGCGTCTGGAAGCATCCCGGACTCCGGTTTGTATTCTGCAGGGACGCCATGATCCCATCGCCCGAACCGGATATGTGCAGACCCTTTCATGGCCTGCCCTGTTCGAAGGGCGTGCGGTAATTTTTGAAGAATCCGGCCATGCGCCGTTTGTTGACGCCCAGGAGCGGTTCGACCGGCTCGTGAGGCGCTTCTGCGATGCTGTCGCGTCCGGTCAAACCGGACATGCCGGCAATGATATGCTGCCGCTCTCGCTGGCCGTTTAG